A region of the Myxococcus stipitatus genome:
CATACCCGGCCCGCCCACCGGCTGTCCGATGCGGAGCGGCGTCGCATCCTGGCGCTGGTCAATAGCGAGGAGTTCCGGGAGGAGAACAGAAGGCACGAGAAGCCCGGTCTCATGCCTACAAACCGGGCTTCTTCAACGCCCTGCTAGGGCAGCCTGGTGATGCGATTGAGCGCGGGGGCGGGCAAGGGGCTCGCCTGGCTGCTGTGTGCCTTCAGGTATGCCTCCAGCGCGTCGCTGTCCACGGCGCCACCCAGCCGGTTCGTCCCCTCGGCGAACACCTGGAAGCCATCCCCCCCACTCGCGAGGTAGTTGTTCGCGGTGACGCGGTAGTTCGCCGCCGGGTCCACCGTCACGCCGTTGATCCGGATGGACGCCGGGTCGACGCGGCTTCCGACGGGCGCCGACGCACTGAACGCATAGGTGAAGCCCGCCGACGGAAGCAGCATGAGGGTGGCTCCCGACGGCCGCCACTGCCACTCCAGCAGTTGCTCGATTTGCGCGCCCGTCAGCGTCAGGGTGACCAGGCTGTTGCCGAACGGCTGCGTGGTGAAGGCCTCGCCGTAGGTGACCTCGCCCTGGGCGATGTCCGCGCGCACGCCGCCCGGGTTCATGAAGGCCACCTGCGCCCCACCCAGGTTCGCGGGCTTCGTCGCCTCCAGATGCGAGTCCGCGATGACGAAGCCCAGGGTGGACTGGCCCGCGGAGTCCGACTGTGTCCTGAGCGTCTGCGACACCCAGCCGATGACCCGGTTGGCCCTCGGCGTGACGAGCTCCTGGTACTTCGTCACCAGATCCTTCACCGCGCCGACCTCCTGCACGTCGCGAGTGACGATGACGTTGTTCGCTCGCGCCTCCACGACGTCGCCCGTCGCCTTGCTCAACGTCAGGTCGATGTCCGTGACGAGCTGCCCCATCGACGAGGCGCTCGTGACGACCTTGCCATCGATGACGCAGTTGTAGGCCTGATGAGTGTGGCCGCTGACGATGACATCCACCGCGTCGTTGAGGCCCTTGGCCACGCCCACGATGGCACCTGAGATGAGGCCGTCCGCACCCGCGCCCTTGCATTCGTTCACCAGCGAGCCCGAGGTCGGAATTCCGCCCTGGTGCACCACCACGATGATGGCTTCGATGCCCTGCCGCCGCAGCTCCGGCACCAGCGCGTTCACCGTCTGCACTTCGTCCTTGAAGGTGAGCCCCGCCACGCCCGTGGGAGTGACGATTTCCGGCGTGTCCTCCAACGTCATGCCGATGAAGGCCACCTTCACGCCCTCGAACTCGCGCACGTCGTAGCGGGGGAACAGCGTGCGATCCACGCCCGTGGCCACGTTGGCCGCCAGGAACTTGAAGTTCGCGCCCGGGAAGCCATCCCCGTCCAGGCAACCATCCACCGGGTGGCAACCGCCCGACTGCATGCGCAACAGCTCCGTGCTGCCCTCGTCGAACTCGTGGTTGCCCACCGCGACCAGGTCCAGGCCAATCAGGTTCATCGCCTCGATGGTGGGCTCGTCGTGGAAGAGCCCCGACAGCAGCGGGGAGGCGCCGATGAGGTCTCCCGCCGCTACCACCACCGTGTTCGGATTGGCGGCCCGCAGGGCCGCGATGTGCCGGGCGAAGTACGTCACGCCGCCCGCGTTCACCCGCACCGGTCCACCGTCGGGGGCCACGCCCGCCAGAATCTGGCCCGCGGGCTCCTCGAGCTGTCCGTGGAAGTCATTGAACGCCAGCACCTGCACGCTCACCGTGGTGGGACCCGCGTCTGGCGTCCCCGAGTCCGGCGTCCCCGAGTCGGGCATCCCCGCGTCGGGCATCCCCGAGTCGGGCACCCCCGAGTCTGACATCCCCGAGTCGGGCATCCCCGAGTCCGTGCCGGAATCCGGGGGCGGCACCTGGACGGAATGCTGCTCACAGCGCTTGTCCTCGCAGACCCACTCCGTGTTCGAAGCCGGCGGTCCCTTGTCTTCACGGCAGTCGGCGGCGTCCTGGCACTCGTCACCTCCGCAGCCGCCATGGACGAAGAGGAACATGCCGGTGACGAACGCTCCGGCGAGCAGGAAGACGCTGGGACGCGCTCCCGGAGGTGACGAGCGCGGTGTGGCTTGTGGCATCGACGGAACTCCAACGAAAAGGGAGGGGGAACCTACCCTGGTTCGTGGACGATGGCGCGACTTCATGGCGGCACGGTGAAGCTCGCGCCCCGACTTCGTCTCGACACGGGTCTGCGGCTGTCGCCCGTATGCTCGTTCCGGCCCATGCCGAACACCTCGGAGAGAGGAGGTGAAGGGGGGCGAGTCGTCGGAAGCATTGACGGCGCCGGGCGGCACAGGGCCGGCTGGTCCCTCCCAATATCCACGGGGAGATGCGGGTGGCTCAGGTGGGCTTGATCCGTTCTCGTGGCTCTCCCGCACTTCGTGTGGTTCTCCTCGAAGGCGAAAGGGAGACACGGCGAGCTTCCAACCAGAAGCATCCAGCAGGGAAAGCTGGTCTTGGGCCTGTCGTCATCCACGCCCCGGTGACTCTTCCCTCGGAGAGCGAGCGACAGAACGGCCATTCGCGCAGATTCCTCCTCGGGACACCCTCCACACAAAGTGCGGGAGAGCCACGGAAGCGGGGGACTCTCAGACATGGTCTCCCACCACATCGACGCCGTAGCGTTCCTTGCCCCGATAGAGTCGATAGCGAGTCGTCATTCGCGGGCAGCGACTCAGACTGGCCGCAACGGGTCAACACGCCCTTCTCGCGCAGGCGGCACGGACGAACCCCGGTTGCCCCCGGGACTGCTGGCGCCCATGCGCCGTCACTGGTAATGCAGTGAGTCCACCATGGAGCACCTCACTCACATCTCCAATGCCGACCGCCAGCGCCTCGTCGAAGTCTGGGAAGGCGCCGTGCGTGCCACTCACCACTTCCTCAGCGAAGAAGACATCCAGTTCTTCAAGCCGCTGGTGCGCGACACCTACCTCGACTCGGTTCAGCTCACCTGTCTGCGCGACAGCGAAGGCCGCATCTCCGGCTTCATCGGGATTGCGGACGACAAGGTGGAGATGCTGTTCGTCGACCCAGCCCAGCATGGCCAGGGTATTGGCCGCGCGTTGCTCGAGCACGCCGTGGCCCAGGGCGCCCGAGCCGTCGACGTCAACGAGCAGAACCCGCGGGCGGTGGGATTCTATCTCCGGATGGGCTTCGTCCAGCAGGGCCGCTCCGAGGTCGACGGGTCGGGAAAGCCCTTCCCTATCTTGCACCTGGTCAAACAATAGCCCCCGACGCGCATCAGACATGGCAGCGCCCCAAGGGCGTTCCCTGAAACACAACGGCCCGCCCCGGAGCACTCCCGGGCGGGCCGTCCTCATTCACGGCTCGGTGTGCTCAGGGCGCTCCTGGACAGGAATAGGTGTAGGAGCGGACGTACGACGTGGTGACTGGAGTTGCCCCCGTCAAATCGGACAGGGTCAGGTGGTCACGAGAGTCTCGCGGTGCCCGCCGAATGGGGCACCTGCTTCTCCGAGCAACATCATCACGAGCCCGCTGGCGGCGAGGCGCCCGAATCACGGTTGCCAGGTCTTCACGCGGCGACCTCTTGCGCCGAGCCTCGTGCAGCGTCTCTTCGCACCTGGCCTCGAGGGCGCGATGGCGAGCTAACGAGACGACGAGGGAACCGTAGATGGCCGCGGTTGAAACCGTCGGGTGGGTGAAGCCACCCGAGCCGCTCCGCGGCCTCGACCACCCCGTCCACGCGAGCTTCTGGGGGCGCGAAGAGCCGCGCGCAGAGACGGGGGGACGGGTTTCACGAGCAACTCCCGGTCAGTTCTCGCGAGCGCCGCGGACCAGCAGAGTGGAGGGAAGCTCCGCGAGCAGGTGGTCGATGCAGGTACGTACCGCCGCCGTCAGCGACCGATGAGCGCGGTAGAGCAGATAGACACCGGCAGCCTCCCCTTCCCAACCATCGAGGACTCGAGCCATGTGCCTCTTGCTCACATCCTGGGAGCACAGCGACTCGGGGAGCATCGCGATGCCGACACCCGTTCGGCGATAGCCACACCTCCGATCCGCAGTCGTGGGCGGTAATCCTGAACGAGATGTTGGCCGCGCGCCGTCCCGCGGATGGTATCTCGATCGACGTCCGCGCCGTCGCCGGTGAGACGACAACGCACGGCCTGATTCGAATCGGCGGGGTCATCGCGAGGAATCCAGACTGGATCTTGTTCTTCATCGGCATGAACGATGCGCGACCACAAGGCCCGACGCCGAGCAAGACGCTCGTCGCTCCCGAAGAGACGGCGCGCAACCTCGCGGAGCTCCGCAAGCGCGTCTCCCGGGAGACGAAGGCGCGGTGTCTGTGGGTAACGCCGCCCCCGGTGCTCGAAGCTCGCGTGTCGAAGCATTGGGGGTTGTCCCGCTTCGGGTTTCGCTTCCGCAACGAGGACATCGCCCGCGTCGCCGAGGCCATTTCCGCCTTCGACGAGCCCACGATCGAACTGTTCGCGAGGCTCGGCCTGCCACCCCCGCAGGCGCTGCTCATGGAGGACGGCCTTCACTTCACGCTGGAGGGGCACCAGAGAATCGCGCTCGAAGTCGTGCGCGGCTGAGCCGACGCGAGGGCGCGATGAAGTATCTGGTCACTGGCGCGACTGGCAACGTGGAGCGCGTCCTCGGACGAAGGCCACTCTCCTTCGACCGCTGGGTCGAGCAGCACGCCGACGCGTTTCGCTGATCGGCTTCGGTAGGAGCACCGTGCCTCCCCAAGATTCGAGGGCTGCATCATGCGCACGTCAAAGCCGCGCCACGGCGTGCCAGGCGCGGGGGACCCGCGCACGGGCCTGGTCCACCCACGCCTCAGCGACACGTTCTGCGACGGCCTACCGTTCCATCGCCAGCAGTGGATGGCGTAGACTCGCCGCATGGGACTCTTGACCTTCAGCATCAACGTCACCCTGGACGGCTGCGTCGACCACCAGGAGGGAATCGCCGACGACGAGACACACGCCTTCTTCACCCGCCTCATGGACGAGAGCGGGGCGATGCTGTGGGGCCGCGTCACCTACGAGATGATGGAGAGCGCCTGGCCAGCGTTCGCCCGCGGCGACGTGGAGGCGCCGCCGGCGATTCGCGAGTGGGCGGTCAAGCTGGAGGCCAAGCCGAAGTACGTGGTGTCGTCGGCGCGAAAGGACTTCCCGTGGACCAACAGCCATCACATCGCCGGCGACCTGCGCACGGGCGTGCAGAAGCTCAAGGACGCGACCCCTGCCGGCGTGCTCCTCGGTAGCGGCAAGCTCGCGACCGAGCTGGACCGGCTGGATCTGATCGACGAGTACAAGTTCCTCGTCCACCCCAGGATCGCCGGCCACGGCCCGACCCTGTACCAGAGCGGGCTGCCCAGCACGCGACGGCTCGAGCTGGTCTCGGCGAAGCCGTTCCGCTGCGGCGCGGTCGCCATGCACTACCGGCGCGCGCGCTGAAGGCGCCCGACCCCGCCCGCCGGGAGCAGAACGTCTCGGCCCCGGTGGCCTACGGCGTGGGCGAGGAGGGGCACCGGCACCTGTTGGCCGTGACGCGGGTCGCCAGCTGCTCGTTGTCCGTCCCGCCTTCGCCAGTTTCGACGACACGTGCGAGGCATTTCGTGGGGTATGGAGGCTTCGATTGTTGAACGAACTCAACGAAGCCTGGCGCAACTTCAATTCGGAAGTTGCGACCATCATTGCCACGGGCTGAGATATCTCCCGTCATGAGCACAGTCGACGAGGTCCAGCTCTTTCTCCGCACGGGTGAGCACGACGCGCACTTCCAAGCCTGGCCAGGCGACCGCATTGAAAGGGAGCGACGCGCGAATCAGGAGCTTCGTCAGGCACTCGTCGTGGAGGTGCAGCGACGAACGGCGACCCGCCCCTTCGACGAACGACTTCGGAGGCTCGACATCGTCGCGTTCACCCGGCGGAAGGTGGAGCCCATGGTGCGCGGCCTCTTCCCCGCATCGGAACAGGGCGCAGTCCTCTCCCTCCTGGAGAAGTCCGTCGTCTTCCTGACCCCGACCAACGTCAGCCAGGTCCTCCTGGAGTCCTCCTCGCTGAGCACGGCCTGGAACCTGGCCAACATGTACCTCCTCAGTCTCGGCGCCGAGTTGTTAGGCGAGGAAGCGCCCCTCATCCTGGGCCTCAGTGAGGGCACCACCTGCTACCTCTCGCGCTCATACTTCGACGAGAAGCCCCTCTTCGCCGACTTCCTCGTGCACGAGACAGCCCACGTCTTCCACAACTGCAAACGCCGCACGGTAGGCCTGCCCGAGACACCCCAGCGCGAGTGGCTCCTCGACATCGATGACCGAAAGCGCGAGACGTTCGCCTACGCCTGCGAGGCGTACAGCCGCGTGCTCGAGGCTGGAACCAATCGCCAGGCACGCAGGGCACACGCCGAGGACTATGCGGCGCGCGCGGCTCCGGTCGATGAGCGCATCTCCGAAAGCGAGGTCGTTGAAATCGTCCGTGAAGCTGCGGCAGCGGAGAATGGGTGGGAGCGCATTCTCGCCCGCTGTGCCAGCGAACCCGGGGCGTCACGCGTGCCTCCGCGACAGAAGTAGCAACAGCCCGGCGTCACGGTCCTTGAAGGCTCGTGGGCTCGAGCCGCTGCAGTGGACACGACGACCGCTGGTGCGATGGGAGAAGCGCGAAGACACCCATCTGGGAATGCCGCGCCTCGCGGTGGGCATCATCACCTGGTTGCACGCGCTCATACCGGGATAAGCTCCAAGCCCTGGGATGTTGGCCCCTCAATTGCTTGGGGCTGAGGCATCCCCCCGTCTCGACACTGGAAGCCGAGCACCCATGCGTTCCCGCCCCTTCGTCCCTGTCCTCCCGGCCGCGTCCACCTCGTCTGTCCGCTCCAAGGAGGTGGCCCTGTGAGCCGCATCGCGGGATGGGTGGTGCTGGTGCTGGCGTTGGTCGTGTCGTACCGCCCGGCCGAGGCCGCGCAGGCGAAGAAGACCCAGGCGCAGAAGACCCAGGTGGCGGTGCTGCGCCCGGAGGGCCGCCAGGCGGATGCGTTGCGCAGGGTGCTGACGCAGGAGCTGGGCAAGAAGGGACGCGGGCGAGCGGTGCTGCCCGCCAAGAAGGTGGATGCCCAGGTGAAGCTCATCCGCGGCGGTCCGAAGACGGATGAGCAGCGGCAGGCGCTGGCGAAGAAGCTCGGCGCGGACGTGCTGATCCTCGCCTCGGTGAAGGGGACGAAGCGCTGGGACGTGGAGGTCCGCGCCTACTCCGGCAAGGACGGCACGCTCCTCGCGGAGGAGCGCTGGGACGTCCGCACGAACCGCGCCTTCCCCGACGTCCGGCGCGAGCTCGAGCCCAAGCTGGGCGCGGCCCTGAAGGCGGGCCCGGAGCAGAGCCTCCCGCCTGCCGCCGTCACGCCTCCGACGCCTGTCTCCGAACCGGAGGTCGCGCCCCCGGCCCCCATCGCGGAGGCACCGCGCCCGGCGGTGGTGAAGCCTCCTCCGCCCATCGTGAAGCAGGAGGAGCCGCCGAAGAAGGAGGAGCCGCCGGTGAAGCCCGAACCGAAGGCAGCCAGCTCTCGCAACCTGGACGGCCCCATCCTGGAGGCGCTGCTGTCCGGACAGGGGCTGTTCCGCCGCTTCAACTTCTCGGGCAACACCGCCAACGAGCTGCCCGACTACAACCTCAACAGCGGCGCGGCGGCGAGCCTCGCGGTGAGCTACTTCCCGCTCTCCCACTTCACGGATGGGGTGGTGCACAACCTGGGTATCGTGGCGCGGGGCTCACGCACCCTCGGGCTGTCCACGCGGCTCCCGGATGGCTCCAAGTACGGCACCACCGCGCAGCTCCTGGAGGGAGGCCTGCGCTTCCGCCTGCCGCTGCGGTGGCTGGAGGTCTCGGTGGGCGCGCTGTACGGCACCCACTCCTTCGCGGTGGAGCTCCCGCCGCAGAGCACCTTCGCCCTGCCCGACGTGGACTACCGCTTCGCGCACGTGGAGCTGGGCCTGCGCAAGGCGCTCACCGAGCGATGGGCCATCGCCGCGCGCGTGGGCTACCAGCACGTGCTGAGCGGCGGCGAGCTGTCCTCGGACGACTACCTCCCGGAGCTGAGCGGCTCCGGACTCGATGGCGAGCTCGCCGTGGAGTTCGCCCTGACGCGCATGTTGGGTCTGCGGCTGGGCGGAGAGATGCGGAGCTACTCCTTCACCGCCGACGCCCCGGAGGGAGCCCCGGTCGTCGCCGGCGGCGCCAAGGACCTGTACTTCAGCGGTCTGCTCGGCGTGTATCTGAGGCTGTAGCGCCAGCCCATTGAGGGGGGCTGTCCCCCACGCATGTGGCGCCTCCTCCACACTTTTGCGCGAGGCCCGCACGAAAAGTCGGGCCTCATGAAATACGCACGCACGCGTGACACGAGTTTTTCAGTATCCATGTCATCGGGCCATCTGGCCGATGCGCGTGCGAGTCGCGGATACATTGACAGGAACGCGCAATCCATCCGATTGCTATGTCTCCCAATGATGGAGGCGCTCGTGCCGAGGATGCGGTCACAACGGTTGTCACGAGAGCCAGCGGAGCGGGGACGGTGGTGGCGCCCGGTGGTGCTCGGGCTGGTCTTGAGCGGGGCTGCTGGCTGCGAGGGAACGATCTCCAACCCGGAGGGCTCCGGTACACCCCCGCCCACCGTCATCGAGAAGCCAGCCCCGTCCGTGCGGATGGCGCGCCTGACGCACGTGCAATGGACAAACAGCGTGCGGGAGCTGCTCAGGCTGGACGCACCGCCCACCACGCTGGCGGGCACGTTCCGCGCGGACCCCGCCCAGAGCGGCTTCCTCTTCGACAACGATGCGCGCGCCCTCTCCGTCGACGAGGCCCTCTGGGGCGCCTACCAGCGCGCCGCCGCGGAGCTCGCCGGCCAGGTGACGACGGACGCGACGAAGCTCGCGCGCCTGCTGCCTCCGTCGACCGCCACCGGCGAGGAGCGCGCCCGCGCCTTCGTGGAATCCTTCGGCCTGCGCGCGCACCGGCGCCCGCTGACGTCCGAAGAGGTGGAGAGCTACCTCGGGCTGTACCGCAAGGGGCCCCAGGCCTACGCGGACATGCCGGCCTTCGAGGGTGGCATCCGGCTGGTGATCGAAGCCTTCCTCCAGTCGCCGCACTTCCTCTACCGCGTGGAGCGCAGCACCCAGGCCGTGCGGGACCGGGTGCCGCTCGACGACTACGAGGTGGCTTCGCGGCTGAGCTACGGCCTCTGGAGCGCCATGCCGGACGACGCCCTGTTCGCCGCCGCGAGCGAGGGCACCCTGCACTCCCGCGAGGGCGTGGCCACCCAGGCACGGCGCATGCTCCAGGACGCGCGCTCGAACAAGGTGGTGGAGGCCTTCCACCGCACCCTCTTCGACGTGCCCCGCTATGCCGCCATCCGGCCCTCCCTCACGCGCTACCCGCAGGTGTCCGAGCGCCTCGGGGAGTACGCGGCCCGGGAGACGGCCCTTTTCGTCCAGGACGTCGTCTTCTCCCGCAAGGGCGGCTACAGCGACCTGCTCACCTCGCCGGCCACCTTCGTCAACGACGAGCTGGCGCGCGTCTACGGGCTGAGTGGCACGTTCACCGCCGACTTCGTCCCCGTGACGCTGGACTCACGCGAGCGCAAGGGCGTGCTCACCCAGGTGGGCTTCCTGGCCTCGCACGCGACGTCGGTGGACCCGGACCCCATCCACCGCGGCGTCTTCGTGTCCGAGCGCATCATCTGCCGGAAGATTGGCGCGCCGCCGGCCAACATCCCACCGCTCCCCGCCCCCCAGGGCCGCACCAATCGCGAGGTCGTCGCCTCGCACACCGAAGCGCCGGGGACCGCGTGCGCCGGCTGCCACTCGAACTTCATCAACCCGCTCGGCTTCCCCTTCGAGAACTTCGACGCCATCGGCGGCTACCGCACCACGGACAACGGACATCCGGTGGACGCCAGCGCGTCTCCCAACATCAACGGAGAGACGGTGCCGGTGCGCGACGCGCTCGACCTGGCGGACGCACTCGCGGCCAATGAGGCGGTGCATGCGTGCTACGCG
Encoded here:
- a CDS encoding dihydrofolate reductase family protein, with the translated sequence MGLLTFSINVTLDGCVDHQEGIADDETHAFFTRLMDESGAMLWGRVTYEMMESAWPAFARGDVEAPPAIREWAVKLEAKPKYVVSSARKDFPWTNSHHIAGDLRTGVQKLKDATPAGVLLGSGKLATELDRLDLIDEYKFLVHPRIAGHGPTLYQSGLPSTRRLELVSAKPFRCGAVAMHYRRAR
- a CDS encoding DUF1592 domain-containing protein → MSREPAERGRWWRPVVLGLVLSGAAGCEGTISNPEGSGTPPPTVIEKPAPSVRMARLTHVQWTNSVRELLRLDAPPTTLAGTFRADPAQSGFLFDNDARALSVDEALWGAYQRAAAELAGQVTTDATKLARLLPPSTATGEERARAFVESFGLRAHRRPLTSEEVESYLGLYRKGPQAYADMPAFEGGIRLVIEAFLQSPHFLYRVERSTQAVRDRVPLDDYEVASRLSYGLWSAMPDDALFAAASEGTLHSREGVATQARRMLQDARSNKVVEAFHRTLFDVPRYAAIRPSLTRYPQVSERLGEYAARETALFVQDVVFSRKGGYSDLLTSPATFVNDELARVYGLSGTFTADFVPVTLDSRERKGVLTQVGFLASHATSVDPDPIHRGVFVSERIICRKIGAPPANIPPLPAPQGRTNREVVASHTEAPGTACAGCHSNFINPLGFPFENFDAIGGYRTTDNGHPVDASASPNINGETVPVRDALDLADALAANEAVHACYAQHWVEYLHGRPVANEDAPLVERLGKLSKAGNLSIVDLVVEVVTSEGFVNRHPEELP
- a CDS encoding bifunctional metallophosphatase/5'-nucleotidase, with the translated sequence MPQATPRSSPPGARPSVFLLAGAFVTGMFLFVHGGCGGDECQDAADCREDKGPPASNTEWVCEDKRCEQHSVQVPPPDSGTDSGMPDSGMSDSGVPDSGMPDAGMPDSGTPDSGTPDAGPTTVSVQVLAFNDFHGQLEEPAGQILAGVAPDGGPVRVNAGGVTYFARHIAALRAANPNTVVVAAGDLIGASPLLSGLFHDEPTIEAMNLIGLDLVAVGNHEFDEGSTELLRMQSGGCHPVDGCLDGDGFPGANFKFLAANVATGVDRTLFPRYDVREFEGVKVAFIGMTLEDTPEIVTPTGVAGLTFKDEVQTVNALVPELRRQGIEAIIVVVHQGGIPTSGSLVNECKGAGADGLISGAIVGVAKGLNDAVDVIVSGHTHQAYNCVIDGKVVTSASSMGQLVTDIDLTLSKATGDVVEARANNVIVTRDVQEVGAVKDLVTKYQELVTPRANRVIGWVSQTLRTQSDSAGQSTLGFVIADSHLEATKPANLGGAQVAFMNPGGVRADIAQGEVTYGEAFTTQPFGNSLVTLTLTGAQIEQLLEWQWRPSGATLMLLPSAGFTYAFSASAPVGSRVDPASIRINGVTVDPAANYRVTANNYLASGGDGFQVFAEGTNRLGGAVDSDALEAYLKAHSSQASPLPAPALNRITRLP
- a CDS encoding LysR substrate-binding domain-containing protein; amino-acid sequence: MLPESLCSQDVSKRHMARVLDGWEGEAAGVYLLYRAHRSLTAAVRTCIDHLLAELPSTLLVRGAREN
- a CDS encoding transposase produces the protein MTLALVDEALEKGVRLEAVCERLGVAPRTIQRWRKPATAEDRRCGPHTRPAHRLSDAERRRILALVNSEEFREENRRHEKPGLMPTNRASSTPC
- a CDS encoding GNAT family N-acetyltransferase, which translates into the protein MEHLTHISNADRQRLVEVWEGAVRATHHFLSEEDIQFFKPLVRDTYLDSVQLTCLRDSEGRISGFIGIADDKVEMLFVDPAQHGQGIGRALLEHAVAQGARAVDVNEQNPRAVGFYLRMGFVQQGRSEVDGSGKPFPILHLVKQ